The Flavobacterium marginilacus genome window below encodes:
- the bshB1 gene encoding bacillithiol biosynthesis deacetylase BshB1: MKLDILAFGAHPDDVELGCSGTILKEISLGKTVGIIDLTRGELGTRGSAEIRDEEAAAAAKILGVSVRENLNMRDGFFVNDEKHQLEIIKMIRKYQPEIVLCNAIDDRHIDHGKGSKLVSDACFLSGLMKIETILDGEIQKAWRPKLVYHYIQWKNIEPDFVVDITGFTDKKIEAILAYSSQFYDPDSKEPESPISSKNFLESLNYRSRDLGRLTGVEHAEGFTAERYLAVNSLGDLK; this comes from the coding sequence ATGAAATTAGATATATTGGCTTTTGGGGCACATCCCGATGATGTAGAATTAGGATGTTCCGGAACAATCCTAAAAGAGATTTCTCTAGGTAAAACGGTCGGAATTATTGATTTGACCCGTGGAGAATTAGGTACACGCGGTTCTGCTGAAATTCGGGATGAAGAGGCAGCAGCAGCAGCGAAAATACTGGGGGTTTCTGTTCGGGAGAATTTGAATATGAGAGACGGTTTTTTTGTCAATGATGAAAAGCATCAGCTGGAAATTATAAAAATGATCCGTAAGTATCAGCCGGAAATCGTATTGTGTAATGCAATAGATGACAGGCATATAGATCATGGAAAAGGCAGTAAATTGGTTTCGGATGCCTGTTTTTTGTCAGGTCTGATGAAGATTGAAACAATTTTGGACGGTGAAATCCAAAAAGCATGGAGACCCAAATTAGTATATCATTATATTCAATGGAAAAATATAGAGCCGGATTTTGTTGTGGATATTACAGGCTTCACAGATAAAAAAATTGAAGCAATTCTGGCTTACAGCTCCCAGTTTTATGATCCGGATTCGAAAGAACCGGAATCTCCTATATCGAGTAAAAACTTCTTGGAAAGCCTGAATTACCGTTCCAGAGATCTTGGGAGGCTTACT
- a CDS encoding isochorismate synthase, translating to MSDFFERVQQQQEKNLPYVLYCKPNSDTIIGMFQQNDTLFNVTDFTEKGFVFASFDGNRIHLIPENESEIIGAVREKTAADVAGSIQGILDESDKNDFESIVAKGIRAINKQEFKKVVLSRKEIIKLEEFDLTAVFENLVQLYPTTFVYCFFHPQVGLWMGATPEQLVKANVNVFETMALAGTQKDYGSDEIVWEKKEREEQQYVTDYIVDQLQEAVLEVSVTEPYNLKAGSIWHLKTDIWGVLNTGYNLKQVVNLLHPTPAVCGLPKEASKAFILENENYDRTFYTGFLGELNTSFAVDSVSSNLFVNLRCMEIEMYSGTKNVKVNLFMGCGITKDSVPEKEWEESVNKSMTMKRVLNG from the coding sequence ATGAGTGATTTTTTTGAAAGAGTACAGCAGCAGCAGGAGAAAAACCTGCCGTATGTTTTGTACTGCAAGCCCAATTCAGATACAATAATCGGGATGTTTCAGCAGAATGATACGTTGTTTAATGTAACTGATTTTACCGAGAAAGGATTTGTTTTTGCTTCATTTGACGGAAACAGGATTCATTTAATTCCTGAAAATGAATCGGAAATAATAGGTGCTGTTAGAGAAAAAACAGCTGCTGATGTCGCAGGAAGTATACAGGGAATTCTTGATGAGTCGGATAAAAATGATTTTGAAAGCATTGTTGCTAAAGGAATTCGGGCGATAAATAAACAGGAGTTTAAGAAAGTTGTTCTTTCCCGAAAAGAAATAATAAAACTGGAAGAATTTGATTTAACTGCAGTTTTCGAAAACTTGGTACAATTGTATCCGACTACTTTTGTATATTGTTTTTTTCATCCGCAAGTTGGACTTTGGATGGGAGCGACACCAGAACAATTGGTAAAAGCCAATGTAAATGTGTTTGAAACAATGGCTTTGGCAGGAACACAGAAAGATTACGGCTCGGATGAAATTGTTTGGGAAAAGAAAGAAAGAGAAGAACAGCAGTATGTGACAGATTATATTGTAGACCAGCTGCAGGAAGCTGTACTGGAAGTTTCGGTAACAGAACCATATAATCTTAAAGCCGGCAGTATCTGGCATCTGAAAACGGATATTTGGGGAGTATTGAATACAGGTTATAATTTAAAGCAGGTCGTTAATTTACTGCATCCAACCCCAGCTGTCTGCGGACTGCCAAAAGAAGCTTCGAAAGCTTTTATTCTGGAAAATGAAAATTACGATCGGACTTTCTATACTGGTTTTTTGGGAGAATTGAATACGAGTTTTGCTGTAGACTCGGTTAGTTCAAATCTGTTTGTCAATTTAAGATGCATGGAAATTGAAATGTATTCCGGGACAAAAAATGTAAAAGTAAATTTGTTTATGGGCTGCGGTATCACGAAAGACAGCGTTCCTGAAAAAGAGTGGGAGGAAAGCGTCAACAAATCAATGACAATGAAAAGAGTTTTAAACGGTTAA
- a CDS encoding PaaI family thioesterase, whose product MTFDKDKTLEFCNTFSKNTLMETLNIEYIDAGPDFLTAKMPVNSSVHQPMGLLHGGASVALAESVGSAASHFFIDAKSQEVRGIEISANHLKSIREGFVFGTARIIHKGKSLHLWEIKITDEAGNLISLCKLTNMVLTKENK is encoded by the coding sequence ATGACTTTTGATAAAGATAAAACCCTCGAATTTTGCAATACCTTTTCTAAAAACACTTTGATGGAAACTCTGAATATCGAGTATATTGATGCCGGGCCTGATTTTTTAACAGCAAAAATGCCTGTGAATTCTTCAGTACATCAGCCGATGGGACTGCTGCATGGCGGTGCTTCGGTGGCATTGGCAGAAAGCGTAGGAAGTGCGGCGTCGCATTTTTTTATTGATGCAAAAAGCCAGGAGGTGAGAGGAATTGAGATTTCGGCCAATCATTTAAAAAGTATCCGAGAAGGATTTGTCTTTGGAACAGCACGTATTATTCATAAAGGAAAGAGCCTGCATCTTTGGGAAATTAAAATCACGGACGAAGCTGGGAATTTGATTTCGCTATGCAAATTGACAAATATGGTTTTGACGAAAGAGAATAAATAA